The Terriglobia bacterium genome includes the window AGCGCCATCAGTGCGGCGCACCGACAGATGGGAGTGAGCGGAAGCGGCGGGCCGCAATTCGGGCTGAACACCGCGTTTCCCCATGGTTCCCGCGTGGTGCGCACCCTCAAGGAAGGGGACGCCGTCATGGTTGACGGCGGCTGCAATATTGAAGGGTTCAGCTCCGACGTCACCCGCACGGTGGTTTTCGGCAGGCCGACCGACCGCCACCGGCAGGTGTTCGACATTGTCAAGAAAGCGCAGATGGCGGCGCTGAAGGCGGCCAGGCCCGGCGTGCCCTGTGAACAGGTGGATGCCGCGGCACGCAAGGTGGTCGAGGATGCGGGATTCGGTCCGGGGTATAAGTATTTCGCCCATCGCGTGGGTCACGGCATCGGCATGGAGGGTCATGAGTACCCTTACCTCGTGAAGGGGAACCAGTTGAAGCTCGAGCCGGGCATGACCTTCAGCGATGAGCCGGGAATCTATATCTACGGGGAGTTCGGCATACGCACGGAAGACTGCTTTGTCGTGACACAGGATGGAGCACGCTTCCTCGGAGGCATGGAAGCTCTCGCCATTGATCAGCCGTTCAGCAGTTAAGACCCACTGGAACGTCCGTCCTCAGAGTGAAACCTGACCGCCCAGACCCCAAGGCGCACAAGAAGCCGAAGCCCCTTGCGTCTTGGAGTCCCGGCGGTTTCTTTCTCCGGCTTGCCTGCCCGGGTGCATTGCCGGGCATTTTCCCATGAAGGGACTGCAACTTTAACCTCTGCCTTAGTGCCCCTCGTTCCTGCCGCGCCAGAAGGAAGGGGTAGTGCTGATAATCCCCTCCTTCCAGACCAGGCACTTGCGGCGCTTGAGCTGCTGAAGCAGGCGCGACAGGGTTTCCGGCGCGGCACCGATCGCCGCCGCCAGTTGCTTTTTGTTGATCTCGGCCGTGATCCGTTCCCTTTCGCCGTACTGTTCGTGCAGGAAGGCGCGCAGGCGCTCCTCGACGTCCTGGCTGGTCAACTGCCGGATCTTCTCCGCCAGATAGCGCTGTTTGCGCAGCAACATGGCGATGAAGTCGTTGCGGAAATCCTCCTGCCGCAGAAGGCCGAGCAGGTCGCGGCGCGGAAGCTTGAACACGAGGACATCGGTCAGCGCCACGGCAGTGACTGGATAGACTTTCTCCTCAAAGAGGGTCACTTCGGCGAACACCTCGCCGGGCTTGATGACCTTGATGGCCACTTCGCGCCCGTCGGGGGTCAACTTGTGCAATCCGATGCGTCCGCGCGCCAGCAGAAACATGGCCTCGCCGGCATCGCCCTCGTGGAAGAGCACCGCCTTTTTCCGCCGCTCCCAGGGCAGGCAGAGCCTAGCCAGCGCCTCCTTGCTTGCGCCGGAAATGCCCTCGAAAAAGCGCGCTTGATCGATGATCAAGTGAGTGTTCATCGCCCGTCCCTGCAGCAGGCAGTTTATCGCAGTTGTCGCCAGCTGCCTACTTGTCGCGCCGTGAAGAACCGCGGAGCTGGGAAGGGACATTCCCATGTTCCACTCAGAATGGCCGGTGACTGCACATCGACTGTAAAAGAGGGGTATCCCCTGGTTTAGGTTTAGCGGTTGCCGTCTTTCTTTATGGCCTGAATCCTTATGGCGCCCCCTTCTTTTATTGTGTAATCGGCAGGAACCTGAAACAGGCTTGGAGCAGGCTCGCTTCTTCTGATGTTTTTGAGCTGGTAAACACTCTCGCCCGATCTGGGGTCGTTACGCACAGTCTTGACCACCATTCCCAGCTCGGCGGAATACCATCGTTCCGAGACGATCTCAATCGGACTATCGTTGCCGATCGCCCCGGTGGGAATGATATCAATGGTCCGTGTGCCGACCGCCTCGACTCCCTCGATCATGCGCGCAGGCAGGGCTTCGGTTCGGCTTTCGGAGACGGGATCAATTTTCCCTGAGACGGCACGGGGTGCGACAAAAGTAACGCCGCCGGCAGTTCCCCCGACAATGCCACCGGCGACTCCCCCGGAAACGCCGCCAACGACGCCACCTTGAATTCCTTCGACCCTCTTAACGAATACGCCGGCATCCCCCGCAGAAGAGTAGGAAATAACAGCCGGAGAGTTCGGGTCCGACGAAATGGAAATCGTCGTTTTGGTGGCGGTGTGATCCTCAGGATTGAGGGTGTAGCTCACTCCTGCCACCGGATCATTAATGAAGATGGTCTGAAGTGCGGCACCCGAGGAAACATACGGCATCATGACCTCGATCGACTGCTCGCGGCGCGTCCGCCCTTCGGAGTCCCGATAGAGCGCAGCCGTC containing:
- a CDS encoding Crp/Fnr family transcriptional regulator, encoding MNTHLIIDQARFFEGISGASKEALARLCLPWERRKKAVLFHEGDAGEAMFLLARGRIGLHKLTPDGREVAIKVIKPGEVFAEVTLFEEKVYPVTAVALTDVLVFKLPRRDLLGLLRQEDFRNDFIAMLLRKQRYLAEKIRQLTSQDVEERLRAFLHEQYGERERITAEINKKQLAAAIGAAPETLSRLLQQLKRRKCLVWKEGIISTTPSFWRGRNEGH